In the Helianthus annuus cultivar XRQ/B chromosome 11, HanXRQr2.0-SUNRISE, whole genome shotgun sequence genome, one interval contains:
- the LOC110890493 gene encoding uncharacterized protein LOC110890493 has protein sequence MKLDSYYGVLFLLLQIVACFHRLLPFASAKSGGVCVSPGGRFPPYTIQGKPPRRVSKGPTDLTLCRVFRKNTCCDVTQTHPALLAVRRLASSGEASDECLHLWELLECSICDPHVGVQSGPPVICASLCDRIYDACSNAYFAMDGKNQVLVPCGISDTVCGRASEWVSNGTELCKASGFSVKPSNDLKETFCYGGKASLDSVVDSWRTSHTRDAESSGYLFDFQQWVREMPINEQVSWAVGGLVLTAGLLFVSKKKSNNQRQRQAAIQRTARKLGGKMSPRYPASQANRN, from the exons ATGAAATTGGATTCTTATTATGGCGTTTTGTTTCTGCTGCTACAGATCGTCGCATGTTTCCATCGATTACTCCCATTCGCCTCTG CAAAATCTGGTGGAGTTTGTGTTTCTCCTGGCGGTCGGTTTCCACCTTATACTATCCAAGGGAAACCTCCAAGAAGAGTAAGCAAGGGCCCCACAGATTTAACTCTTTGTAGGGTGTTCCGCAAAAACACATGCTGTGATGTTACCCAGACTCATCCTGCGTTGCTGGCAGTTAGAAGGCTGGCTTCTTCTGGAGAGGCTAGTGATGAATGCTTGCATTTATGGGAGCTTCTAGAATGTTCTATTTGCGATCCACATGTTGGCGTGCAATCTGGCCCTCCAGTCATATGTGCCTCTCTTTGTGATAGGATTTACGATGCTTGCTCTAATGCTTACTTTGCTATGGATGGAAAGAATCAG GTGCTAGTTCCATGTGGCATCAGTGACACTGTTTGTGGTAGAGCCTCTGAATGGGTCTCAAATGGCACAGAACTCTGTAAAGCTTCTGGATTTTCTGTTAAACCATCTAACGATCTTAAAGAAACTTTTTGTTATGGTGGTAAAGCGAGTTTGGATTCTGTCGTGGATTCATGGAGGACCTCACACACACGTGATGCCGAGAGCTCAGGATATCTTTTCGATTTTCAGCAGTGGGTCAGGGAAATGCCGATTAATGAACAAGTGTCGTGGGCCGTTGGTGGATTAGTTCTTACAGCAGGGCTTCTCTTTGTAAG TAAAAAGAAGAGCAACAACCAAAGGCAACGACAAGCAGCTATACAACGTACGGCAAGGAAGCTTGGTGGGAAAATGAGCCCAAGGTATCCTGCTAGTCAAGCAAACAGAAACTGA